The Candidatus Methylomirabilis sp. DNA segment TCCAGCGACTTCGTTCTACATCTTACTTTATATAATATACAGCGTCATGCGCGAAACGTCAATGGCAAACATTCAATTGCCGAGTGCTTAAAATACAGTACGGCATTATCTCTGTCAAGTGTTTTTTCGTGGTTGTATGCTCTTTTTAATACGCCGAAAAAATCGCTTTCCCACCCTCAGCACATATTCTTGATCCGTCGGCACCTTCGCATATTCATCTCGTATGACTTCCCCGTCAAGACTGACTCCACCCTGGCGGATCAATCGCTTGGCTTCCGAGATGCTTTTTGCGCCGCTTGAGGCCGCAATCAACCAAGCGAGAGGCACCGTATTCTTAATGCCTTCCTCTTGATCGATATGGCCCTCTGGGACCTGGAACTCAAGGATGACATCTGGCAGTCTCTTTTCCCTGAAAATTCGATCGAATTCGTGAGCCGCCTCATCGGCGGCCTGCTCTCCATGATAGAGCGCAACCAGCCGTCTGGCCACGTCTGCTTTAGCGCTCCTGGGATGAAGTGTGCCGAGCTTCAGTCCTTCTTCCATTGCCTCTATAGCGTCCGGCGACATCCCGGCGACCAGCTCGGCATATTTCACAATGAGTGCGTCCGGGATCGACATCGTCTTCCCGTACACCTCTCTGGCCGGCTCATCAATCCCGATGTAGTTACCGAGACTCTTGCTCATCTTTTGAACCCCATCAGTTCCTTCAAGCAGAGGCGTGATGAGCGCGACTTGGGGCTCCTGACCATGATCCCGCTGTAGCTCCCGTCCCACAAGCAGGTTAAACTTCTGATCGGTGCCGCCTAATTCGACATCAGCCCTGAGTACGACGGAGTCATGTCCTTGAGCCAGCGGGTACAGGAACTCATGGACGCCAATAGGTCGTCCCTCCCGGTACCGCTTTTGAAAATCGTCCCGCTCTAAAAGCCGAGCCACCGTATATTGTGCCGCCAAACGGATCACGTCGGTAAAGCCCATTTGATTCAGCCATTCACTGTTAAAACGGATCTCGGTTCGGCTTTGATCGAGGATCCGAAAAATCTGCTTCTTGTAAGTTGTCGCGTTGGCCTGAATCTCCTCAACGCTCAGTGGCTTACGGGTCTCTGACCTGCCCGTTGGATCGCCGATCATACCGGTGAAATCGCCGATCAGGAATATCACTTGGTGGCCAAGATCCTGGAACTGGCGGAGCTTCCTCAGTACGACCGTATGGCCGAGGTGCAGGTCCGGCGCTGAGGGGTCGGCGCCGAGCTTAACCCGGAGCGGGACACCGGTCCGCAGTGAGCGCTCCAGCTTCCCGAGTAGCTCTTCCTCGGAAACGATCTCCACCACGCCATGCCGGAGGGCACAAAGTTGCTCATAGGCTTGCGCTTTCACATCATTCATCTGTCATTTCTCCGCGAAGTTCGTGGATGCCTTTTTAGCATAATGGTTGCCTCGCTGCAATCCCAAACCCATCTTCGCCGTAGTCTTGTAATCTTCGCAAGGCGACAAATGCGGCGATGCTTGTGAAGGCTCCAACCCCTCTGTTATAGTGGTATACATTATAGTGTTGAGTATATTGAGTGTTGCAGTGATCGTCCCTCCCAATACCAAAACTTAGAGGCATAATCTATGCGGCGACCGTCCAGGGCTACCGTTGCTGTAATCTGGTCCTTCCTGTTGCTGATGGCCAGCTCATTAGGAGTCCTCGGAGGCCTGTTCGTTACCTACCTTCGAGACCTCCCGACACTTGACGCACTTGAGGAATATCAGCCCAGCCTCGTGACCACACTCTATTCAGACCACGACGAACCTTTTGCCGCCTTCTTTGAGCAGAAACGCTTCTGGGTTCCGCTGGATAAAATCCCACGCCATCTTATCAATGGAATTATCGCGGTTGAGGATGCTCAATTCTATCAGCATCGTGGAATTAATTTTCGAGGCATCGCCAGAGCGCTTCTGGTAAATCTTCGCGCTCTGCGCCCCGTTGAAGGAGGGAGTTCCCTCACGCAACAGTTGGCGAAGTTGCTGCTCCTGACGCCGGAGAAACACCTTTCCAGGAAAATCAAGGAGGCCATCCTAGCGATCGAAATCGAGAAACAGTATTCAAAAGCAAAGATCCTTGAACTCTATCTCAATCAGGTCTACTTCGGACATGGCGCCTATGGGGTAGAGTCTGCCGCCCAAACCTACTTCAAGAAGTCTGTGGATCAACTTAACCTCGCCGAGGCTGCAACCCTCGCCGGGCTGCCGCGGGCGCCCAACTACTATTCTCCCATTACCGATAAGGAACGGGCGATACGTCGCCGAGACCATGTATTGACCCGGATGTCTGAGGAAGGATTTATTACTCATGAGCAAGCCGTTTCCGCTTCCAGCGTTACCTTCGACGAATTTTCGTTCGAAAAAACCCGTAACCTCGGCCCCTACTTCGTCGAGTACATCCGCCAGCAACTGGAAGAAAAATACGGTACGTACGCCGTATACCATGGCGGCCTGAAGGTCTACACCTCACTGAACATCAGTGCACAGCGGAGCGCGGAGGCGGCTCTGATCGAAGGATTGAGGGAGATCGACAAGGTCAGAGGCTTTCGTCCTCCTCATACACGATCCTCAACCGCCGTAGTGTCCGGCAAAAGCTCCCCCCCCTCGTACCTTATCCCGAAGGTAGGTGAGACCCTCAGCGCAACAGTCACAAAGATTCTGCCAAAGACGATCACGGTTCAGGTCGGTAGCTATCAGGGCGACATTGCCCTTGACAAGGTGCCGTGGCTGAACACCTCCCAACCACCCCAACAGCTTCAGCTCGGTATGGAGGTAAAGGTCCAGGTCTTGAGCGTCAATAAACGAAAAAAGACTCTCGATCTGAACCTTGAACAAGATCCCGAGATCGAGGGCGCTTTCCTCGCCATCGATCCGAGGGACGGCGGCATCAAGGCGATGATAGGCGGGTACGATTTTGAGCGATCCAAATTCAACCGTGCGCTCCAGGCCAGACGACAACCCGGCTCAGCTTTTAAACCGTTTGTCTACGCCGCAGCCTTTGATCGCGGATTCACCCCTTCCACAATCGTCAACGATGTACCCGTAAGCTACCCACTCCTTGTAGACGGCAAACGAATCGAATGGAGGCCAGTAAACTATGACCGGAAGTTCCGCGGTCCGACCACATTACGATACGGACTCGAACACTCCATCAATGTCGTCGCGGTGAAGCTCATCGAACGGATCGGAGTCGATCCGGTCATCGATCTGGCCCATAACCTCGGGATCGAGAGCACGCTACGGAGAGAATATGCCCTGGCCCTTGGCGTCTCAGAGGTCACATTATCGGAGATGGTCTCGGCCTTCGGTGTCTTTGCTCACTCAGGTATCCGGCTTCCCCCTTACGGCATTAGAAAGGTAGTGGACAGCAAGGGGGCACTCCTGGAAGAGTACGCCCCGGTGAGCCGGCGAACAATGAGGGAGGAGACAGCGTTCATCTTGACTAATGTATTGAAAGGTGTCGTTGAGCGAGGGACTGGGTCACGAGCACGCGTACTGGGAAGACCTGTCGCGGGTAAGACAGGAACTACTCAGGAAGCGACAGATGCCTGGTTTATCGGGTATACGCCTGACCTTGTTGCGGGGGTCTGGATTGGCTATGATACCAAGCGATCACTTGGGCCGCACGAATCGAGCGCCACTCTTGCCGTTCCCATCTGGACTCGCTTCATGCAACGAGTCCTTCAGGATACTCCACCAGAAGAGTTCCCTGTACCGGAGAACGTGGCATCGGTAGTGGTGAACTACTCTACTGGGCGCCCCACCACCCTCGACGACAAGGACGCCATCAAGGAGTTTTTCTTCAAGTAGCATTCCATTCTAAGGGAAGACAGGCGGAGAGTGCGGAGTCCGGCGGGAGTAGGCGGCTATGCCTAAAGCCTTCAGTCTTTAGTCTAAACCCCTGACTGCTATTTTCTGCAGAACTAACTTGGCCAGCCGATGTACTGCCCATCTTCCCAAAGCTCAACCATTCTGTTCACGATGGTCAGTCGGTCTTCAAATCGTTCGCTTTGTGAAAGGGCTTGATCAGTCGGCCAGAGATCCCATAGGGGAGGACGCGAGACCGCACTAAGACTGAAGTAGCTCTCACGCAGCCTCGCAAGAGTTTTCTTATTACAACGGAGCAGGTTGGAAGTGGGAACAATCAGCGGCTTTGGATTGTCGAACAGATGCCCCCAGTGCAGGCAGTCGCGAAGGTTGATTCCCGTGAGACGGCAGGCCAGCCGCGCAAACTCCATAAACCACACAGTGGTTCGACCGCACACCAGACAGCCCTGGCAGTCGTCATGAACGACGACGGGGACATAGGCCTCCGCCATCGGCCCACCAGTCAGGATCCATTGCACACCACGATAATGGTGAAAGTGCAACTTCGATGAGGCAGCTTCGGCTCGACTCGGAATCGGCTCATACCGGCCAGTACGAGCTGGTACGACCGACCATCTCTCGCACGCAACGCGCGGTAGCGAGGCCAGTGGGGTCGTTCTCATCCGTTTAGTTTCATTCCCCAATTTCTTCACCATGCCGGCAAGTACGTTTTCCCTAAGGGCGCCGCAGCGCTATTGGTTGCCGAATCCGCAATATCCTTATCGCTGTCAATCGATCTTGTCAACTCTTTCCCACCCGTTCTTACGCCTCAGTCTACACGCGTGAGGTAAAACAGTGCAGTGATTCCCTTGATCTTCTCAGACGCCAGATCGACCTCATGGAAGCAAGATCGTCCGAAGGGTTGTTCGCTCCTGCACCATCTCGAGTGCTCTTGACAACTCCATGAGAGGAAGGCGGGCAGTGATAAGGCTGGCTACTGGAACCTCACGGCGGACAATGGCCTGGACCGCGCTGGCGAAATCGCCCGGAGTATGGTGATAGATTGGGACGATTTGGATTTCTTCGTAATGTAACCGATGCAGGTCGAGTGAAAGGCCAGTGCCCTCAGCCACTCCGCTGAAGGCGATCAACGTACCACCCCGACCCACTGCCTCAAACGCTTCCTGGTACGCCTGCGTACTTCCTACCACCTCAATAACGATATCGGCCATCTCCGTCCCGAAGGCTTCGCGCACACCCGCCCCCAGCGGCGCTCCGACAGTATTCAGTGCTTCGTCCGCGCCGAAGTACCTTGCAAGGGCCAGACGGTCGTCGTGATGGTCCAAGCTCAGGAGACGGATCGACTGCCCGTAGCGGTGACGCAGGACGGCTATGAACATCAGGCCGATCGGTCCGGCTCCTATGATCACGATACGATCCCCATCGGACACCTGCATGCGTCGGATGGCGTGCATGACGCACGCGAGCGGCTCAGCCAAGGCTGCCTCCTCAAACGGGACCTGCGGGGACAGCTCATGCAGGTTCACCTCCACGATCCGTCCAGGGATACGAATATAGGGGGCGAAGGCGCCGTTGTTGTACAGGAGCCGCTCGCACATGCTCTGACGAGAACGCCGACACGCGCGACAGCGGGCCGCCGGAGACGGAACGGTACAGGGGGCCGAGTTGGCCGCAACCACCCGTATTCCCGGCTGCCATCGAATATCTGCTTGCTCCCCTCGCGCCACCACAACCCCGGCCCACTCGTGCCCGAAGAGCCCTGGGATCGTAATCATCGGGTGCGATCCACGCAGATAGACCTTACGGTCCGTAAAATCGATAGAGGCGGCTTCAACCCTGGCCAGGAGATCCTTCGGGCCTATCGGAGGAATCGGCACCTCCTCCAACCGCACATCTCCCGGACCGTGAAGCACCGCCGCTACCATCGTCCGGTTCAGGATCTCAACGGGAATCATGCCGCGACCGTTCCGTTTGTGTAAAACACGATCTTGGTGGCCTGCCCTTCTCGCTGGAGGCGCGCGCCCTCAGCGAACCGACTCAGGTCGAAACGATGGCTGATAAGGGGGGCGGTCCGGATCTGTCCGGAGGCCAGGAGTCGAATCGCCTCTTTCAGTTCCACCGGCGTGGACGAATAGGTTGCCGTAAGAGACAGCTCCTGTCGGTAAAAGATGCCCAGGTCGATCGTCATGCGTCCGGCCTCACCCGCATCAGCAAACAGGTTGATCTTTCCGCCGGCGCGCAGGGCGCCAAGCGCCGCTTCCACCATCGACGCGCTGACCGCAGTCAGAATAGCCCCATCGATCCCGTCCTCTTCAGTGACCGAACGAAGCGCTCTTCGTGGATCCGCTCCGGCCACATTCAGGGTCGTCTCAATCCCGAGCGTTCGAGCCAACTCCAGACGCTCCTCGCGAATATCCACACAGATCGGCCTCGCGCCGAATACGACAACGGCCTGCGCGACCAGCAACCCCATACCTCCCGCGCCGACCACCACGATCTGATCTCCGGCCTGCACATCGGATCGCTTCACCGCCCGCAATGCGCAGGCCAACGGCTCCATAAAGATGCCGACGTCGTCCGGGAGTCTCTCAGGAAGCGCAAAGGCCGTCTGCGCGACATGCAGGGCTGGAATTCGGACATACTCGGCGAAACCGCCCGGATCGATGTTGGTCGCTTTGAACTGGGGGCACATCGAGTCGTTGCCATGGCGACAGTAACGGCACCGTCCACACGGAACATGGTGCGCAATAGCCAGACGATCACCGAGGGCAAATCGCTGCATCCCCTCGCCGACCGCCTTGACCACCCCTACCAGCTCGTGGCCCAGCGGAACAGGCGGCTTCAGCGGCGTCCCGCCAAAGATCTTCCCCAAGTCGGAACCGCACAGGCCGCATGCCCGCATCTCCAGCAGCAGTTCCCCCGGTCCGACAGATGGAACCGGCAGCTCCGTCAGCTCAACAACCCCGGTTTCCAGCAGGCGAATCGCTTTCATCCGATCACTGCGCGGCTTCGGCGCCGACGCATTGTTCACAAGGGCAGTTCGCCCGTAGAGATTCATACGTATAGATGCCGGTGTCGTGCCCATCGCTCCAGGTAAAGTTCAGCGCATACCAGCCCACAGCGCGATAGTTGGTGATCTGCACCTCGCCGGGCTTCAGGACCGGACCGCTGAGGACCAGGAGATCTCTACTGTTGAGCCTCTTGCTCCTGGCATCATTGCAGGAGGCGCATGGGCAATCGCGCCGAAGATCATCGAACGAGTACACGCTGTGATGGCCGTCTCGCCATGTAATACTCAGAACCCGCTCTTGCCGATCAACGATTACCTCTGCCGGATCAGACGATCGTGTTGGTCTCATCCCTCACTCACTACTCCTGATCTCTGTCCAGACTACCGGGAAATCTACGCTGTTGTCGGACCACTCGACCTCGAGAGATCGCCCGAATGAGCAATCGTCCTTCATCGGTCTCCTGTTCGAGGTGAGGGATCAGGTCTCCATAGCGGATGATTACCTCTCCTGTCCTGGCAAAGATCTGGTTCGGATCGATCTTGTACCGCTCGATCCACCGCGTCACCTCAGCGATGGCCTCCTCCTTCGTGAGCAGCGGGGGCTCGCCCTCTTCAGCATCGGTCGGAATTGGCTCGCTGTCCTTACGCTCCGACTCATCGGCCACAACGTTCACCCCACTTTCGCCGACAGGCATCCACCGTATTTTTTAGGAGCATGGCTATCGTCATCGGACCCACCCCACCTGGAACCGGAGTAATCAGAGAAGCCTTTTCCGCAACCTCCGGAAACTCCACATCCCCCACTACTCTGCCGTCCGACAGGCGATTGACGCCGACATCAATGACCACAGCCCCCTCCTTGACCATGGAGCCGGTCACCAAACCTGGCTTGCCTGCCGCCACGACAAGGATATCGGCCTGTCGGGTATGAAAGGCAAGATCGCGTGTCTTGATGTGGCAGATGGTGACAGTGGCATGATGCTGCAGCAGCAGGAACGCCGTCGGTTTGCCGACCACCACACTCCACCCGACGATGACCGCATGTTTTCCCTCGATCACTATATTCGATCGATCCAGAAGCTCTAGAATGCCAAGCGGCGTGGACGCAACGAAGAGAGGACTCCCGACCAGCAATCCGCCCAGGTTGGAGGGGTGAAACCCGTCCACATCCTTTTCCGGGAGAATCGCCTCCAGGATTCGCCGTTCGTTGATGTGAGGGGGGAGCGGAAGCTGAACAAGAATGGCATGTACGACAGGGTCGCTGTTGAGGCGATTGATCTCATGGAGAAGTGACATTTCCGAAAGGTCAGCCGGCAGCTCGATCCGTACCGAGGTGATTCCCACCTCCTTACACGCCCTGGCCTTATTCTGCACGTAGGTCGCTGAGGCCGGGTCGTTCCCGACGAGGATCGTCGCCAGGCACGGAACCGCCCCAGTCTGCGCGGCCATTGCCTCGACTTCGAGCCGGACTTCCTGGCGAATCTCTGCCGCAATCGACTTGCCGTCGAGGATCCGTGCTGACATGCAGCCGCCTCAGGGCTCCCGCTGGATCCGTACGATCGAGGTTGAGCGGCCGGTCCGTTCGTCGATCTCCACCACCACTCCACACAGTCGCGGCGCACCGGTGGCTGGTCGGAACTGCTTCGGAAGACCGGACAGGAATTTGGCGATCGGCGCCTCAATCCCCATCCCGATGACCGAGTCATAACCACCCGTCATCCCTACATCAGTGAGGAACGCCGTCCCTCCAGGAAGAATCCGCTCATCAGCGGTCTGGACATGCGTGTGGGAGCCGATCACGGCAGATACCCGTCCATCGACATACCAAGCGAAGGCCTGCTTCTCTGCTGTCGCCTCACCATGAAAATCGACGAAGATCAGTGTCGTCTCTCGACGTAGCCTGCCGATCTCACGGTCAGCCACTCGGAACGGACAATCAAGCGTAGGCATAAACGCCCGTCCCTGCAGATTGAGCACTCCCACGATACAGCCACCTCGGTCTACCACCAGGCTTCCCCTACCAGGCGCCGATTCCGGATAGTTGGCCGGTCGCAGGAGTCGCTCCTTCTTCGAGATGTACTCTTCGACCTCCTTTTTGTCCCAGAGGTGGTTCCCGGAGGTCAGGAGATCAATACCGAGAGCAAACATCTCTTCAGCCACCGCGCCTGTGACACCGAAGCCGCCAGCCAGGTTTTCGCCATTCGCAATGACGAGATCGATCTTCTGCTCCTCGACCAAGCGCGGCAATACTGACGCCACGATCTCACGACCCGGCTTCCCGATCATGTCACCGATGAATAGGATTCGCACTTCGCACCGTAGACTTCAGGCTATTGAGCCTTGCATAAGTAATGTCGATAGCGGATATCTCCGTTCCGTTCATGGTGAGCCTGTCGAACCATGGGCAGATCAGCCTTCGACAAGCTCAGGCTGAACGGATAGGTATGTGGTTCATGTGCCATGACTTACGTAAGACCCATCGGGCTATTTGGCGTACTCCACTGCGCGCGTCTCGCGGATCACGGTCACCTTGATATGGCCAGGGTACTGCAACTCCTCTTCGATTCGCTTTGCGACATCCCGCGAAAGCTGATACGCCTGTACGTCCGATACCTCAGCGCTCTCAACGATGATGCGCACCTCGCGTCCGGCTTGAATGGCGTATGTCTTACTCACGCCCGCGAAGGAGTTCGCGATTCTCTCCAACCCCTCGAGCCGCTTCACGTAGCTTTCCAACAGCTCACGCCTGGCCCCGGGCCTGGCCGCCGAGAGCGTGTCGGCAATCTGGAGCACTATGGCCTCCAGGCAGGTGATCTCTACGTCCTCATGGTGGGCGGCGATCGCGTTCACCACCTTCGGACGCTCACCATACTTCTTGGCCAGTTCGGCCGAAATGGAGACGTGAGTCCCTTCCATGTTGACGTCGGCTGACTTCCCGATATCGTGGAGCATACCTGCCCGCTTGGCAACCTTGGCATCGAGCCCCAACTCG contains these protein-coding regions:
- a CDS encoding TIGR00282 family metallophosphoesterase, with protein sequence MRILFIGDMIGKPGREIVASVLPRLVEEQKIDLVIANGENLAGGFGVTGAVAEEMFALGIDLLTSGNHLWDKKEVEEYISKKERLLRPANYPESAPGRGSLVVDRGGCIVGVLNLQGRAFMPTLDCPFRVADREIGRLRRETTLIFVDFHGEATAEKQAFAWYVDGRVSAVIGSHTHVQTADERILPGGTAFLTDVGMTGGYDSVIGMGIEAPIAKFLSGLPKQFRPATGAPRLCGVVVEIDERTGRSTSIVRIQREP
- a CDS encoding PBP1A family penicillin-binding protein, producing MRRPSRATVAVIWSFLLLMASSLGVLGGLFVTYLRDLPTLDALEEYQPSLVTTLYSDHDEPFAAFFEQKRFWVPLDKIPRHLINGIIAVEDAQFYQHRGINFRGIARALLVNLRALRPVEGGSSLTQQLAKLLLLTPEKHLSRKIKEAILAIEIEKQYSKAKILELYLNQVYFGHGAYGVESAAQTYFKKSVDQLNLAEAATLAGLPRAPNYYSPITDKERAIRRRDHVLTRMSEEGFITHEQAVSASSVTFDEFSFEKTRNLGPYFVEYIRQQLEEKYGTYAVYHGGLKVYTSLNISAQRSAEAALIEGLREIDKVRGFRPPHTRSSTAVVSGKSSPPSYLIPKVGETLSATVTKILPKTITVQVGSYQGDIALDKVPWLNTSQPPQQLQLGMEVKVQVLSVNKRKKTLDLNLEQDPEIEGAFLAIDPRDGGIKAMIGGYDFERSKFNRALQARRQPGSAFKPFVYAAAFDRGFTPSTIVNDVPVSYPLLVDGKRIEWRPVNYDRKFRGPTTLRYGLEHSINVVAVKLIERIGVDPVIDLAHNLGIESTLRREYALALGVSEVTLSEMVSAFGVFAHSGIRLPPYGIRKVVDSKGALLEEYAPVSRRTMREETAFILTNVLKGVVERGTGSRARVLGRPVAGKTGTTQEATDAWFIGYTPDLVAGVWIGYDTKRSLGPHESSATLAVPIWTRFMQRVLQDTPPEEFPVPENVASVVVNYSTGRPTTLDDKDAIKEFFFK
- the tyrS gene encoding tyrosine--tRNA ligase, with the protein product MNDVKAQAYEQLCALRHGVVEIVSEEELLGKLERSLRTGVPLRVKLGADPSAPDLHLGHTVVLRKLRQFQDLGHQVIFLIGDFTGMIGDPTGRSETRKPLSVEEIQANATTYKKQIFRILDQSRTEIRFNSEWLNQMGFTDVIRLAAQYTVARLLERDDFQKRYREGRPIGVHEFLYPLAQGHDSVVLRADVELGGTDQKFNLLVGRELQRDHGQEPQVALITPLLEGTDGVQKMSKSLGNYIGIDEPAREVYGKTMSIPDALIVKYAELVAGMSPDAIEAMEEGLKLGTLHPRSAKADVARRLVALYHGEQAADEAAHEFDRIFREKRLPDVILEFQVPEGHIDQEEGIKNTVPLAWLIAASSGAKSISEAKRLIRQGGVSLDGEVIRDEYAKVPTDQEYVLRVGKRFFRRIKKSIQPRKNT
- a CDS encoding zinc-binding dehydrogenase, which gives rise to MIPVEILNRTMVAAVLHGPGDVRLEEVPIPPIGPKDLLARVEAASIDFTDRKVYLRGSHPMITIPGLFGHEWAGVVVARGEQADIRWQPGIRVVAANSAPCTVPSPAARCRACRRSRQSMCERLLYNNGAFAPYIRIPGRIVEVNLHELSPQVPFEEAALAEPLACVMHAIRRMQVSDGDRIVIIGAGPIGLMFIAVLRHRYGQSIRLLSLDHHDDRLALARYFGADEALNTVGAPLGAGVREAFGTEMADIVIEVVGSTQAYQEAFEAVGRGGTLIAFSGVAEGTGLSLDLHRLHYEEIQIVPIYHHTPGDFASAVQAIVRREVPVASLITARLPLMELSRALEMVQERTTLRTILLP
- a CDS encoding DUF971 domain-containing protein encodes the protein MRPTRSSDPAEVIVDRQERVLSITWRDGHHSVYSFDDLRRDCPCASCNDARSKRLNSRDLLVLSGPVLKPGEVQITNYRAVGWYALNFTWSDGHDTGIYTYESLRANCPCEQCVGAEAAQ
- a CDS encoding alcohol dehydrogenase catalytic domain-containing protein, with translation MKAIRLLETGVVELTELPVPSVGPGELLLEMRACGLCGSDLGKIFGGTPLKPPVPLGHELVGVVKAVGEGMQRFALGDRLAIAHHVPCGRCRYCRHGNDSMCPQFKATNIDPGGFAEYVRIPALHVAQTAFALPERLPDDVGIFMEPLACALRAVKRSDVQAGDQIVVVGAGGMGLLVAQAVVVFGARPICVDIREERLELARTLGIETTLNVAGADPRRALRSVTEEDGIDGAILTAVSASMVEAALGALRAGGKINLFADAGEAGRMTIDLGIFYRQELSLTATYSSTPVELKEAIRLLASGQIRTAPLISHRFDLSRFAEGARLQREGQATKIVFYTNGTVAA
- the folD gene encoding bifunctional methylenetetrahydrofolate dehydrogenase/methenyltetrahydrofolate cyclohydrolase FolD — protein: MSARILDGKSIAAEIRQEVRLEVEAMAAQTGAVPCLATILVGNDPASATYVQNKARACKEVGITSVRIELPADLSEMSLLHEINRLNSDPVVHAILVQLPLPPHINERRILEAILPEKDVDGFHPSNLGGLLVGSPLFVASTPLGILELLDRSNIVIEGKHAVIVGWSVVVGKPTAFLLLQHHATVTICHIKTRDLAFHTRQADILVVAAGKPGLVTGSMVKEGAVVIDVGVNRLSDGRVVGDVEFPEVAEKASLITPVPGGVGPMTIAMLLKNTVDACRRKWGERCGR